The following are from one region of the Paenibacillus sabinae T27 genome:
- the trpD gene encoding anthranilate phosphoribosyltransferase: MSSITQLVQSGIAGLIEGKDLSREQARDIMGAIMEGAATQAQIGSLLTALRIKGETVDEITGFAQAMRGFGTQVATENERLLDTCGTGGSGIHKFNISTASAIISAAASVRVAKHGNRSASGRAGSADVLEALGVNIHLDAEQAKRCLNEIGICFLFAQIYHPSMKHAAGPRKELGVRTVFNMLGPLTNPAGADRQLLGIYDRDKTETVARVLKELGSKRALVVSSLDGLDEISISSPTVVSELRDGAVTTYEITPHDLGLPSHPLEAVLGGGPEENAAIIRTVLEGAKTPYRDIVLANAGACIYVAGLADTLAEGVRKAAEMIDSGEAARKLEQLIAITEELKHVSR, translated from the coding sequence ATGAGCAGCATTACTCAATTGGTGCAGTCCGGAATCGCCGGGCTGATTGAAGGCAAGGATTTATCCCGGGAGCAGGCGCGTGACATTATGGGCGCGATCATGGAAGGAGCGGCTACGCAGGCCCAAATCGGCTCGCTGCTTACCGCTCTGCGGATCAAAGGCGAGACCGTCGATGAGATTACGGGCTTCGCGCAGGCGATGCGCGGGTTCGGAACTCAGGTCGCCACGGAGAATGAGCGGCTCCTGGACACCTGCGGAACCGGCGGCTCCGGCATCCACAAGTTCAACATTTCCACGGCTTCGGCGATTATTTCCGCAGCCGCGTCGGTCCGCGTCGCCAAGCACGGCAACCGTTCCGCATCCGGAAGAGCGGGCAGCGCTGACGTGCTGGAGGCGCTTGGCGTCAACATTCATCTGGACGCGGAGCAGGCGAAGCGGTGCCTGAACGAAATCGGCATCTGCTTCCTGTTCGCGCAGATTTATCATCCGTCCATGAAGCACGCCGCTGGCCCGCGGAAGGAACTCGGCGTTCGGACGGTGTTCAACATGCTCGGACCGCTGACGAATCCGGCCGGAGCGGACCGGCAGCTCCTCGGCATTTACGACCGGGATAAGACCGAGACGGTGGCCCGGGTGCTCAAGGAGCTTGGCTCGAAACGCGCGCTCGTGGTCAGCAGCCTCGACGGTCTTGACGAGATCAGCATTTCCTCTCCGACCGTCGTGTCGGAGCTTCGGGACGGCGCGGTAACGACTTATGAAATTACCCCGCATGATCTGGGGCTTCCCAGCCATCCGCTGGAAGCCGTTCTCGGCGGCGGACCCGAAGAGAATGCGGCGATTATCCGTACGGTGCTAGAAGGCGCGAAGACGCCTTACCGGGACATTGTGCTTGCCAATGCTGGAGCCTGCATCTATGTCGCAGGCCTTGCGGATACGCTGGCTGAAGGTGTCCGGAAGGCGGCGGAAATGATCGATTCGGGCGAAGCGGCACGCAAGCTGGAGCAGCTGATCGCCATTACGGAGGAACTCAAACATGTATCTCGATAA
- the trpE gene encoding anthranilate synthase component I: MTSPSVEQVISLSRQYNLIPVVKRLLADMETPIRIFQRFAGRKNAFLLESVEGGIQWARYSFIGSDPFLLISGKKGAINVEIGGEKRQLNGKPIEELKALLRSYRSPKLAEMPPFTGGAIGFFGYDLLQYYEKLPAHASDDLKMDDIRFMFCDRIIVFDHVKQQILLVGNLHIKDGDSDSDILANYEQLDRKLEEMAEELHSQGPQENLNRRSIPQDIELGDIHSNLTKEQFVGNVEKAKEYIRAGDIFQVVLSQRFHINTEVSPLHVYRLLRTLNPSPYMYYLKMDDEIIVGTSPEALVKVDGDRVETRPIAGTRPRGENEARDRALAAELLADEKERAEHLMLVDLGRNDLGRVSKFGTVKCDSFMEIEKYSHVMHMVSNVSGKLREDKDFFDAFLSCLPAGTVSGAPKLRAMEIIAELEREARGAYAGAIGYLGFSGNMDSCITIRTIIFRKGRAYVQAGAGIVWDSVPEKEYEETVNKAKGMLKAIRMAEAMFPAKAKDRGSINQDYMYEYTP, encoded by the coding sequence ATGACCAGTCCCAGTGTTGAACAAGTGATATCGCTCTCGCGGCAGTATAACCTCATTCCGGTGGTAAAGCGGCTCCTGGCCGATATGGAAACGCCGATCCGGATTTTTCAGCGGTTTGCTGGACGCAAGAATGCCTTTCTGCTGGAAAGCGTGGAGGGCGGCATCCAATGGGCCCGGTATTCGTTCATCGGCAGCGATCCGTTCCTGCTCATTTCCGGCAAAAAGGGCGCCATCAACGTGGAAATCGGCGGCGAGAAAAGGCAGCTGAACGGCAAACCGATTGAAGAGCTGAAAGCCCTGCTCCGTTCTTACCGCAGCCCGAAGCTTGCGGAAATGCCCCCGTTCACCGGGGGGGCGATCGGATTTTTCGGTTACGATCTGCTTCAGTATTACGAGAAGCTTCCGGCGCATGCCAGCGACGATTTAAAAATGGACGATATCCGTTTCATGTTCTGTGACCGGATTATCGTGTTCGACCATGTGAAGCAGCAGATCCTGCTGGTAGGAAATCTTCACATAAAAGATGGAGACAGTGATTCTGATATCCTGGCCAATTACGAGCAGCTGGACCGCAAGCTGGAAGAGATGGCGGAGGAGCTGCACAGCCAGGGACCGCAGGAAAATCTGAACCGGCGCAGCATTCCGCAGGATATCGAGCTGGGCGATATTCACTCCAATCTGACGAAGGAGCAGTTCGTCGGCAATGTGGAGAAGGCCAAGGAATATATCCGGGCTGGCGATATTTTTCAGGTCGTGCTGTCCCAGCGGTTCCATATCAATACCGAAGTGTCCCCGCTTCATGTGTACCGTCTGCTGCGGACACTGAATCCGTCACCTTATATGTACTATCTCAAAATGGACGATGAAATCATCGTCGGCACTTCGCCGGAGGCTCTGGTGAAAGTGGACGGAGACCGGGTGGAGACCCGGCCGATTGCCGGAACAAGGCCGAGAGGCGAGAATGAGGCGCGGGACCGGGCGCTGGCGGCTGAACTGCTGGCGGATGAAAAAGAGAGAGCCGAGCATCTGATGCTCGTCGATCTGGGACGCAATGATCTCGGCCGCGTCTCCAAGTTTGGAACCGTCAAATGCGATTCTTTCATGGAGATCGAGAAATACTCCCATGTCATGCATATGGTATCGAATGTTTCGGGCAAACTCCGCGAGGACAAAGATTTCTTCGACGCTTTTCTTTCCTGCCTTCCGGCGGGCACCGTCTCCGGAGCTCCAAAGCTGCGGGCGATGGAGATTATCGCCGAGCTTGAGCGTGAAGCGCGCGGAGCCTATGCGGGAGCGATAGGGTACCTTGGCTTCTCCGGAAATATGGATTCCTGCATCACGATCCGGACCATTATTTTCCGCAAAGGCCGGGCCTATGTTCAGGCGGGGGCGGGTATCGTATGGGATTCCGTGCCGGAGAAGGAGTACGAGGAGACCGTCAACAAAGCCAAGGGCATGCTGAAGGCGATTCGGATGGCCGAGGCGATGTTCCCGGCGAAGGCGAAGGACAGGGGCAGCATCAATCAGGATTACATGTACGAATATACCCCTTGA
- the aroH gene encoding chorismate mutase, translated as MVNRGIRGATTVTSNEEQEILRETVLLLREMVERNNIIAEDICSVWITMTTDLDATFPARAIREIEGWELVPLMCSTEIPVKGSLPKCIRLMVQVNTDKSQREIRHVYLNEAQKLRPDLSESK; from the coding sequence ATGGTAAACCGCGGCATCCGCGGAGCGACTACCGTCACCAGCAACGAGGAACAGGAAATTTTGCGGGAAACGGTACTGCTGCTTCGGGAAATGGTCGAACGCAATAACATTATCGCCGAAGATATCTGCAGCGTGTGGATTACGATGACCACTGATCTGGATGCAACTTTCCCGGCTCGGGCCATCCGCGAAATCGAAGGGTGGGAGCTCGTGCCTTTGATGTGCTCGACCGAAATTCCGGTCAAGGGCAGCCTGCCGAAATGCATTCGCCTGATGGTGCAGGTCAATACGGACAAAAGCCAGCGCGAAATCCGTCATGTCTATCTGAACGAGGCGCAGAAGCTGCGTCCGGATTTATCCGAGAGTAAATAA
- the aroB gene encoding 3-dehydroquinate synthase, with product MRRINVALGERSYPIVIGSGILEGIAGLCAEAGFPVRSPLLIVSDSAVAPLYLSELEERLKAGGYTVVSHIIPAGEASKSLTVYEEVMTTAISAGLDRSSAVLALGGGVVGDLAGFVAATYMRGIGFMQIPTTILAHDSSVGGKVAVNHPLAKNMIGAFYQPKMVVYDLNTLLSLPPRQVRSGLAEVIKHGLILDRDFAYWCREHAAELLALDPEALGYALERGCAIKADVVGEDEREHGLRAILNLGHTIGHAVEAVGGYGTFLHGEAISIGMAGSALLAAKLGRSRSLYEETVSLLSSLELPTRLPAEYGEEEIIEAMMHDKKFKEGRITFIVPDEIGAVSIVNGVEESAVREVIRQLKEEGSPW from the coding sequence ATGCGGAGAATTAATGTAGCTTTGGGTGAACGCTCCTATCCGATTGTGATTGGAAGCGGAATTCTGGAGGGCATTGCCGGCCTGTGCGCGGAAGCCGGATTTCCGGTCCGCAGCCCGCTGCTGATCGTGAGCGACAGCGCGGTGGCCCCTCTGTATCTTTCGGAATTGGAGGAGCGGTTAAAGGCCGGAGGCTACACCGTTGTCAGCCATATCATTCCGGCGGGAGAGGCCTCGAAATCGCTGACCGTCTATGAAGAAGTGATGACGACAGCGATCTCAGCCGGACTGGACCGCAGCTCAGCCGTTCTGGCGCTGGGCGGCGGTGTCGTCGGCGATCTGGCGGGCTTTGTGGCCGCGACCTATATGCGCGGCATCGGCTTCATGCAGATTCCGACAACGATTCTGGCGCACGACAGCAGTGTTGGAGGCAAGGTAGCGGTGAATCATCCGCTGGCGAAAAATATGATCGGGGCGTTCTACCAGCCGAAGATGGTCGTGTATGACCTGAATACGCTGCTGTCGCTTCCTCCGCGCCAGGTGCGTTCCGGCTTGGCCGAAGTCATCAAGCACGGGCTGATCCTGGACCGTGATTTCGCCTATTGGTGCCGGGAGCATGCGGCCGAGCTGCTCGCTCTGGACCCTGAGGCGCTCGGCTACGCGCTGGAGCGCGGCTGCGCGATCAAGGCGGATGTCGTGGGCGAGGATGAAAGGGAGCACGGCCTTCGTGCCATTCTGAATCTGGGACATACGATCGGGCATGCCGTTGAAGCGGTGGGGGGCTACGGAACCTTCCTGCACGGTGAAGCGATCTCCATAGGAATGGCGGGTTCCGCGCTGCTCGCAGCCAAGCTGGGCCGTTCGCGTTCCCTGTACGAGGAGACAGTTTCCCTGCTCAGCTCGCTGGAGCTTCCAACGAGACTCCCGGCAGAATACGGCGAGGAAGAGATTATAGAAGCAATGATGCACGACAAGAAATTCAAGGAAGGCCGGATAACGTTTATCGTTCCCGATGAGATCGGCGCCGTCAGCATTGTGAACGGTGTTGAGGAGTCCGCGGTTCGCGAGGTTATCCGGCAGCTTAAAGAGGAGGGGAGCCCATGGTAA
- the aroC gene encoding chorismate synthase — protein MSLRYLTAGETHGPQLTAIIEGLPSNLQLDFEQLNFQLQRRQKGYGRGRRMQIEKDTAQIVGGVRHGGTTGAPVALVVENKDWTHWKNIMNVEPIPGADEDKRRVNRPRPGHADLNGGLKYNQTDLRNILERSSARETAARVACGAVARQLLEAFGVKIAGQVIRIGEIEAPANDLPIDELIARTEESSVRVVDKETEKKMEAYIDQIKEEGDSIGGIVECIVEGLPVGLGSHVQSDRKLDGAIAGAVVSINAFKGVEIGIGFEAGKLRGSKVHDEIMYDSGRGYYRASNRLGGFEGGMTNGMPVVVRGVMKPIPTLYKPLQSVDIDTKEPFTAQVERSDACAVPAACVVLENVVAWEIAKAFLDKFGGDSMEEIRANYNNYLAQLESY, from the coding sequence ATGAGTTTACGTTATTTAACCGCTGGGGAGACGCACGGTCCCCAGCTTACGGCGATTATTGAAGGTCTGCCCAGCAATCTGCAGCTGGATTTCGAGCAGCTTAATTTTCAATTGCAGCGGCGTCAAAAGGGATACGGCAGAGGCCGCCGCATGCAGATCGAGAAAGACACCGCCCAGATTGTCGGCGGAGTGCGCCACGGCGGCACAACCGGAGCTCCGGTTGCGCTCGTTGTAGAGAATAAAGACTGGACGCACTGGAAGAACATCATGAATGTCGAGCCGATTCCAGGCGCGGACGAGGATAAGCGTCGGGTTAACCGCCCCCGCCCCGGTCATGCGGACCTGAATGGGGGCCTGAAATACAATCAGACGGATTTGCGAAATATTCTGGAGCGTTCCAGCGCACGGGAAACCGCTGCGCGTGTGGCTTGCGGCGCGGTTGCGCGGCAGCTGCTGGAAGCATTCGGCGTAAAGATTGCCGGACAAGTGATCCGGATCGGCGAGATCGAAGCTCCCGCAAACGATCTGCCGATCGACGAGCTGATCGCCCGTACGGAGGAATCCTCGGTCAGAGTCGTGGACAAGGAAACCGAGAAGAAGATGGAAGCCTACATAGACCAGATCAAGGAAGAAGGCGACTCCATCGGCGGGATTGTGGAATGTATTGTTGAAGGGCTCCCCGTTGGCCTGGGCAGCCATGTGCAGTCCGACCGCAAGCTCGACGGCGCTATCGCCGGAGCGGTGGTGTCGATCAACGCCTTCAAGGGCGTGGAGATCGGCATCGGCTTCGAAGCGGGCAAGCTGCGCGGCTCCAAAGTGCATGACGAAATCATGTACGATTCCGGCCGCGGATACTACCGGGCGAGCAACCGGCTCGGCGGCTTTGAAGGCGGCATGACGAATGGCATGCCGGTGGTGGTGCGCGGAGTAATGAAGCCGATTCCGACGCTTTACAAGCCTTTGCAAAGCGTGGATATTGACACGAAAGAGCCATTTACAGCCCAGGTGGAGCGCTCCGACGCATGTGCGGTGCCCGCGGCCTGCGTAGTTTTGGAGAATGTGGTCGCCTGGGAAATCGCCAAGGCGTTCCTGGATAAATTCGGCGGCGATTCCATGGAAGAAATCCGGGCCAATTACAACAACTACCTGGCCCAACTGGAGAGCTATTAA
- a CDS encoding CheR family methyltransferase — translation MLPEREAPAADPDYTGFIHNVNKSTGIDLSQYKEAQMKRRLTTLRTKNGFHSFSDFFAAMLKDKQLFYEFLDRMTINVSEFWRNPNRWEVLRDHILPELQGSGKRLKLWSAACSTGEEPYTLAMILSDKKLLSQSGILATDIDDGALSKAQNGLYLERSLKDVPKDVAARYFTPEGHIFKVSGDLKKHIDFRKQNLLLDKFDTGFDLIICRNVMIYFTEEAKDKLYHKFSAALRPGGYLFVGSTEQIFTPSKYGFESTETFFYRKK, via the coding sequence ATGTTGCCTGAACGCGAAGCGCCGGCGGCGGACCCAGATTATACAGGGTTCATTCACAATGTCAATAAAAGTACGGGCATCGACTTGTCACAGTACAAGGAAGCCCAGATGAAGCGGCGTCTGACGACCCTTCGCACGAAGAACGGTTTCCATAGCTTTTCCGACTTTTTTGCTGCGATGCTGAAAGACAAGCAGCTGTTCTACGAATTCCTCGACAGGATGACGATCAACGTCTCTGAATTTTGGCGCAATCCGAACCGTTGGGAAGTGCTGCGCGATCATATTCTGCCCGAACTGCAGGGAAGCGGCAAAAGGCTGAAGCTGTGGAGCGCCGCCTGTTCGACCGGCGAAGAGCCGTATACGCTCGCGATGATTCTGTCCGACAAAAAACTACTGTCCCAGTCGGGCATTCTGGCTACCGATATCGACGATGGCGCGTTGTCCAAGGCACAGAATGGTCTGTACCTGGAGCGTTCGCTGAAGGATGTGCCCAAGGATGTGGCTGCGCGGTATTTTACGCCGGAGGGCCATATATTCAAGGTCAGCGGGGATTTGAAAAAACATATCGATTTCCGCAAGCAGAATCTGCTGCTGGACAAGTTCGATACCGGGTTTGATCTCATTATCTGCCGGAACGTGATGATTTACTTCACGGAAGAAGCGAAGGACAAGCTGTATCACAAGTTCTCGGCCGCTCTTCGCCCGGGCGGCTACCTGTTCGTCGGGAGCACCGAGCAGATTTTCACCCCTTCCAAATACGGATTCGAGTCTACGGAAACGTTCTTCTATCGTAAAAAATAG
- the ndk gene encoding nucleoside-diphosphate kinase — MEKTYLMIKPDGVQRGLIGRIVSRFEDKGFKLVAAKLITITDEQAKRHYAEHEGKDFFPGLVSFITSGPVFAMVWEGDDVIALSRLLIGKTKVGEALPGTIRGDFASHTPLNLIHGSDSPESAAREIANFFAPEELNDYKKDIGAWI, encoded by the coding sequence ATGGAAAAGACGTATTTGATGATCAAGCCTGACGGCGTGCAGCGCGGTCTGATCGGCCGCATTGTGTCGCGATTTGAGGACAAGGGCTTTAAGCTCGTGGCCGCCAAGCTCATTACGATAACCGATGAACAGGCCAAGCGGCATTACGCGGAGCATGAGGGCAAGGACTTCTTTCCGGGTCTTGTCTCGTTCATTACTTCCGGCCCCGTCTTTGCCATGGTCTGGGAAGGCGACGACGTCATTGCCCTGTCAAGGCTGCTGATCGGCAAAACCAAGGTGGGCGAAGCGCTTCCGGGTACAATCCGCGGAGATTTTGCCAGCCACACGCCGCTCAATCTGATTCACGGTTCCGACTCTCCCGAGAGCGCAGCACGAGAAATCGCCAACTTTTTCGCTCCCGAGGAACTGAATGATTACAAGAAAGATATCGGGGCCTGGATCTGA